The following coding sequences lie in one Kamptonema formosum PCC 6407 genomic window:
- a CDS encoding hybrid sensor histidine kinase/response regulator encodes MLPEQQQRIMGYFIEEAKDHLNTIEQGLLNLQSTIEDQELVNEVFRAAHSVKGGAAMLGLSSIQQTAHRLEDSFKILKECEGVKVDQKLESYFLRVFDTMSTLIEQLSGPFGLTEETADQMLKEVEPVFQELNNHLAHIVKQSGGVWEATELHEPEIVMAGAIGGVAGRNLSVVAPLPKAPVQAKEESALQLIFRSDVTDQLRQMLQVFKRPESAESRQQLDKICRNFKAAGEQFELRNWVELIGTVERAIANPENTYRNLAQVVIRDIKQAQELVIVGREAEIAPGQNLIALLPPEPAIEEERDSELEDLLAFAEDYGQGENAEETLWDLTGVEFNEQEEDDLLAELAEQSDASTDSEMDLDEIFNKVETNTNSGFEWGDTNSNHQETMLQFDDGTPFGATEQEALSFKGASRTGPEVGIAELNTLADLFEGETPDLDGAWEEEDDLPEMTSGTAIGLPASDDDNSGDFTDLLFDTEEDKRKEVTRQMPPTDDLTSLFGGDFMLGEGEEEAEMALGTNELLAPSANNSSRKLNGLSEEKSGELANLFDEINDNELDDLALPSDWEGEGEWGSEGAFEQEMNGGLAQESDGAFEQESNLEFSIDDDDLTELLAIAPVNDADNGQELEAGLSNEQQTEVSAIDMIPSLDEEGEESNWFTDSLDQEEAETTSPELGLENADLDALFGDMENLSEESEEEEEEIAPVPLATAESQDTDFDELFGSDSDIDNNDLEDDLENDLEAVANVENWLDLEDANDNDLELPSLDMSGENADLSDWEGFAEEEEIASALSTNSDRKTEDSSEMELLDELLEAEGDLDLEMETDAAELSGVEDVDEMPVAPDNWLENEMDLLGEFEISESADTSIAVAENSAEEGSLDDLLDSKDAEVSMNSEAAIEAAQMPELTTQLTANETESEFLASESAEDFADLEAMLSEATQSNDDRHDAALESDVFSDLEDLLIDSEERVPEPQVAPIASNISVPVELDDGTDDEFGDLGILLDQIKGQAGSGRETVMGQASRNARPNRRSFEQTMRVPVKQLDNLSNLMGELVVNRNSLEQDQERMRQFLDNLLHQVSLLSDVGARMQDLYERSLLEISLLATRQAHRNTWQPEVQGNDQHSSSSSNRFGFSDIELDRFTPFHSQSQEIIELIVRVRESAADIEFLVDEADQVTRQLRQVTTQLQEGLTRARMMPFAQTADRLPRAVRDISIKCGKQAQLVVEGKDTLIDKMILEQLYDPMTHLVNNAITHGIETPDVRQAAGKPAVGKITIRVFHQGNQTVISISDDGAGIDPQKVKAKALKQGLITAAGAQKMSRADVYDLLFMPGFSTQEQATEFAGRGVGMDVVRTSLSEIRGSISIDSTVGKGTVFTIRLPLTLSISKALCCISDRARIAFPMDGVEDMIDVPREQVQVGADGQHSIEWRGSMLPFRHLRELLGYNRYLGRGSVYGFNADDDMISVIVLRTAGIFLAVQVDQVSTEQEIVIKQLEGPVPKPVGIAGATVLGDGRIVAIADVLELIDLATGRLSKDNTVAFWDENSSQPPAEAPPDKNEPTVLIVDDSITVRSLLSITFEKSGYRVEEARDGKEAWEKLKSGLPCDIVFCDIEMPRMDGLELLSRMQKDSTLSELPIAMLTSRGADRHRQMAYSLGARGYFTKPYLEEHLLDAASRMLKGEVVGAPAAAGA; translated from the coding sequence ATGCTGCCGGAGCAACAACAGAGGATTATGGGTTACTTTATTGAGGAGGCAAAAGACCACCTCAATACAATTGAACAAGGCTTGCTAAATTTGCAATCCACTATCGAAGACCAAGAACTTGTTAACGAAGTATTTAGAGCCGCTCACTCAGTCAAAGGTGGAGCGGCAATGTTGGGACTCAGCAGCATTCAACAAACAGCTCATCGCCTAGAAGACAGTTTTAAAATTCTTAAAGAATGTGAAGGCGTGAAGGTAGACCAGAAGCTAGAATCATATTTCCTGCGCGTTTTCGATACCATGAGCACGCTGATCGAGCAGTTGTCAGGGCCCTTTGGTCTGACGGAAGAAACAGCCGACCAAATGCTCAAAGAAGTAGAACCAGTATTTCAAGAACTCAATAACCACCTCGCCCACATCGTTAAACAAAGCGGCGGTGTGTGGGAAGCCACCGAATTGCACGAACCAGAGATAGTAATGGCAGGAGCAATAGGAGGGGTAGCAGGCAGAAACTTGTCCGTTGTCGCCCCATTACCAAAAGCTCCTGTACAAGCAAAAGAAGAAAGTGCGCTGCAACTAATTTTTCGCTCAGATGTTACCGACCAACTGCGGCAAATGTTGCAAGTATTTAAACGCCCCGAAAGTGCAGAAAGTCGGCAACAACTAGATAAAATCTGCCGCAATTTTAAGGCAGCAGGCGAACAATTTGAACTCCGTAACTGGGTGGAATTAATCGGCACAGTAGAAAGAGCGATCGCAAATCCTGAAAACACTTACCGCAACCTGGCACAAGTAGTTATCAGAGACATCAAACAAGCCCAAGAATTAGTAATTGTCGGTCGCGAAGCCGAAATCGCACCCGGTCAAAATCTGATCGCCCTGCTACCACCAGAACCTGCTATTGAAGAAGAAAGAGATAGCGAACTAGAAGATTTGTTGGCCTTCGCCGAAGATTACGGACAAGGAGAAAACGCAGAAGAAACTCTTTGGGATTTAACAGGCGTAGAATTCAACGAACAAGAAGAGGATGACTTATTAGCAGAATTAGCAGAGCAATCTGACGCTAGTACAGACTCCGAAATGGATCTCGACGAAATATTTAATAAGGTAGAAACCAACACAAACTCAGGATTTGAATGGGGAGATACTAACAGCAACCATCAGGAAACTATGCTTCAGTTTGACGATGGGACACCCTTCGGAGCGACAGAGCAGGAGGCACTTTCCTTTAAAGGAGCTAGTAGAACCGGGCCAGAAGTAGGGATAGCAGAACTTAACACCTTAGCCGATTTGTTTGAGGGGGAAACGCCAGACCTAGACGGCGCTTGGGAAGAAGAGGACGATCTTCCCGAAATGACCTCTGGAACAGCTATTGGCTTGCCCGCTTCAGATGATGATAATTCTGGTGATTTTACAGACTTGCTATTCGATACAGAAGAAGATAAACGCAAGGAAGTCACTAGACAGATGCCACCAACAGATGACCTCACCAGCTTATTTGGTGGGGATTTCATGTTAGGAGAAGGGGAAGAGGAAGCAGAGATGGCATTAGGAACAAATGAATTATTGGCTCCCAGTGCCAATAATTCGAGCCGTAAACTTAATGGTCTATCTGAGGAAAAATCGGGAGAATTAGCTAATTTGTTCGACGAGATTAACGATAATGAACTTGACGACTTAGCATTACCATCTGACTGGGAAGGAGAAGGGGAATGGGGAAGTGAGGGAGCTTTTGAACAGGAGATGAATGGAGGCCTCGCACAGGAAAGCGACGGCGCTTTTGAGCAGGAGAGCAATCTTGAATTCTCAATAGATGACGATGATTTGACAGAGCTGTTGGCGATCGCTCCAGTCAACGATGCTGATAACGGTCAAGAACTTGAAGCTGGATTGAGCAACGAGCAACAAACCGAAGTTTCCGCGATCGACATGATACCGAGCTTGGATGAGGAGGGCGAAGAGAGCAATTGGTTTACAGACTCTCTCGACCAAGAAGAGGCAGAAACCACTTCACCAGAACTGGGGCTGGAAAATGCAGATTTAGATGCTCTATTTGGGGATATGGAAAACCTGAGTGAGGAAAGCGAAGAAGAAGAAGAAGAAATCGCTCCTGTACCTCTGGCAACAGCGGAGTCCCAAGATACTGATTTCGATGAACTGTTTGGTTCAGATTCCGACATTGACAATAATGACCTAGAAGATGACCTAGAAAATGACCTAGAAGCAGTTGCTAATGTAGAAAATTGGCTCGATTTAGAGGATGCCAACGATAACGATTTAGAATTACCCAGTTTAGATATGTCTGGGGAAAATGCCGACCTCTCAGACTGGGAAGGATTTGCGGAAGAAGAAGAAATTGCCAGCGCTCTATCTACAAATTCCGATCGCAAAACTGAAGATAGTAGTGAAATGGAATTGCTAGACGAGTTGCTGGAAGCAGAAGGTGATTTGGATCTAGAAATGGAAACGGATGCAGCAGAATTATCAGGGGTCGAAGATGTCGATGAAATGCCAGTTGCACCCGATAACTGGTTAGAAAATGAAATGGATTTGTTGGGGGAATTTGAAATTTCGGAGTCGGCGGATACCTCGATCGCAGTAGCAGAAAACTCCGCTGAGGAAGGCAGCTTAGACGACTTGCTAGACTCGAAAGATGCCGAGGTCTCGATGAACTCAGAAGCGGCAATTGAAGCGGCCCAGATGCCAGAGTTGACAACTCAGTTAACTGCAAACGAGACAGAGAGCGAGTTCTTGGCATCAGAGAGTGCGGAAGATTTTGCTGATTTAGAAGCGATGTTGAGTGAGGCGACACAGAGCAATGACGATCGCCATGATGCCGCGTTGGAATCAGATGTTTTCTCCGATTTGGAAGACTTGCTGATAGATTCAGAAGAACGAGTCCCAGAACCACAAGTTGCACCAATTGCTAGCAACATATCTGTCCCTGTGGAATTAGACGACGGCACTGATGACGAATTTGGGGACTTAGGCATATTGCTCGATCAAATTAAAGGTCAAGCTGGCTCGGGCCGCGAAACAGTGATGGGACAGGCTAGCCGCAATGCTCGACCTAACCGCCGTTCCTTCGAGCAGACGATGCGGGTTCCAGTCAAGCAGTTAGATAACCTCAGTAACCTGATGGGGGAACTGGTGGTTAACCGCAACAGTTTGGAGCAGGATCAAGAGCGGATGCGGCAGTTCTTAGACAATTTGCTGCATCAAGTATCCCTGCTGTCCGATGTAGGGGCGCGGATGCAAGACCTCTATGAGCGATCGCTCCTAGAAATTTCCCTGTTAGCAACGCGCCAAGCTCATCGCAATACTTGGCAGCCAGAGGTTCAGGGTAACGACCAGCACAGCAGTAGCAGCAGCAACCGTTTTGGTTTCTCAGATATAGAATTAGACCGGTTTACTCCTTTCCATAGCCAATCTCAAGAGATTATTGAGCTGATCGTCCGAGTCCGGGAGTCGGCCGCTGACATTGAATTTTTGGTGGATGAGGCCGACCAAGTGACTCGCCAATTGCGGCAAGTTACAACTCAGTTGCAAGAAGGCTTAACTCGCGCGCGGATGATGCCTTTTGCTCAAACAGCAGACAGACTACCCCGTGCGGTGCGAGATATTTCCATTAAATGCGGTAAGCAGGCGCAATTAGTGGTTGAGGGCAAAGATACTTTAATCGACAAGATGATTCTGGAGCAGTTATATGACCCTATGACTCACTTGGTGAATAATGCCATTACTCACGGGATTGAAACTCCCGATGTGCGACAGGCCGCTGGTAAGCCCGCAGTAGGTAAGATTACGATTCGGGTGTTCCATCAAGGCAACCAGACGGTGATTTCGATTTCTGACGATGGGGCCGGGATCGATCCGCAAAAGGTGAAGGCGAAGGCGCTCAAGCAAGGGTTGATTACTGCGGCGGGGGCGCAAAAAATGTCTCGCGCTGATGTTTACGATTTGCTGTTTATGCCGGGATTTAGTACCCAGGAACAGGCGACGGAATTTGCCGGACGCGGTGTGGGGATGGATGTGGTGCGGACTAGCTTGAGCGAAATTCGAGGCAGTATTAGTATTGACTCGACTGTTGGTAAGGGGACGGTGTTTACGATTCGCTTACCGCTGACTTTGAGTATTTCTAAGGCGCTTTGCTGTATTAGCGATCGCGCTCGGATTGCTTTCCCGATGGATGGGGTGGAGGATATGATCGATGTCCCCCGCGAACAGGTGCAGGTAGGGGCAGATGGTCAGCATAGTATTGAATGGCGGGGTTCGATGTTACCTTTCCGCCATTTGCGGGAGTTGTTGGGTTACAACCGCTATTTAGGCCGGGGTAGCGTTTACGGGTTTAATGCTGACGATGACATGATTTCGGTGATCGTACTGCGAACGGCCGGGATTTTCTTGGCGGTGCAGGTTGACCAGGTTTCCACTGAGCAGGAGATTGTAATTAAACAATTGGAAGGGCCGGTACCGAAGCCGGTGGGAATTGCGGGGGCGACGGTGTTGGGGGATGGTAGGATTGTCGCGATCGCAGATGTTTTAGAACTAATTGATTTAGCTACGGGACGACTCAGCAAGGATAATACTGTAGCGTTCTGGGATGAGAATAGTTCTCAGCCTCCCGCTGAGGCCCCGCCTGATAAGAATGAGCCCACTGTGTTGATTGTGGATGATTCGATTACCGTGCGATCGCTGCTTTCGATTACTTTTGAGAAGTCTGGATACCGAGTTGAAGAAGCTCGCGATGGTAAGGAAGCTTGGGAAAAACTGAAGTCTGGTTTGCCTTGCGATATCGTATTCTGCGATATTGAAATGCCTCGGATGGATGGTTTGGAGTTGTTATCCCGGATGCAAAAGGATTCGACTTTATCTGAGTTGCCGATCGCAATGTTAACGAGTCGTGGGGCGGATAGACACCGCCAAATGGCTTACAGTTTGGGCGCACGGGGTTATTTCACTAAGCCTTATTTAGAGGAGCATTTGCTTGATGCTGCTTCTCGAATGCTTAAGGGTGAAGTGGTTGGGGCTCCTGCTGCTGCTGGCGCTTAA
- the argS gene encoding arginine--tRNA ligase translates to MTSTIEQLKAKFDRAIIAAFGEDLAGTDPMLVLASNPKFGDYQCNAAMSLTKKLGKPPRAIASAIIENLDVADLCETPTIAGPGFINLTLKPEYLEGEVNAIANNPRLGIAPTKTPQRVAIDFSSPNIAKEMHVGHLRSTIIGDCLARILEFQGHDVLRLNHVGDWGTQFGMLIAYLREVYPEALTTADALDLGDLVDFYRKAKKRFDEDETFKETARQEVVRLQAGAEDTRRAWNLLCEQSRREFQVIYDLLDIKLTERGESFYNPLLPGVVEDLTKLGLLVEDNGAKCVFIEGFTNKEGEPLPLIVQKSDGGFNYATTDLAALRYRIEKDGANRLIYVTDSGQANHFAQFFQVARKAGWIPDDVEIVHVPFGLVLGEDGKKSKTRSGETVRLRDLLDEAIVRSRADLEKRLQEEKREETEEFIANVAKVIGLSAVKYADLSQNRTSNYTFSYDKMLDLKGNTAPYLLYAYVRVKGIGRKGEINFDNLGADAKVILKEDAELVLAKHLLQLSEVVGAVEGDLLPNRICQYLFELSQKFNQFFEQCPVLKSEEPLRTSRLVLCDLTAKTLKLGLGLLGIGVLERM, encoded by the coding sequence ATGACATCTACTATTGAACAGCTTAAAGCAAAATTTGATCGGGCAATAATCGCAGCCTTTGGCGAAGATTTGGCGGGTACAGATCCGATGCTGGTATTGGCGAGTAATCCTAAATTTGGCGATTATCAGTGTAATGCGGCGATGTCGCTGACGAAGAAGTTGGGGAAACCGCCGCGCGCGATCGCATCGGCAATTATTGAAAATCTGGATGTGGCGGATTTGTGCGAAACTCCGACGATCGCGGGCCCTGGTTTTATCAATTTGACCCTGAAACCAGAGTATTTGGAAGGGGAAGTGAATGCGATCGCCAACAATCCGCGATTGGGAATTGCGCCTACAAAAACGCCGCAGCGAGTAGCGATCGATTTTTCTAGTCCGAATATTGCTAAAGAGATGCACGTCGGACATTTGCGATCGACAATTATTGGAGATTGTCTCGCACGGATTTTAGAATTTCAAGGTCACGATGTTTTACGCTTAAATCATGTAGGCGATTGGGGTACGCAATTCGGAATGTTAATCGCCTATCTGCGGGAAGTTTACCCAGAGGCCTTGACAACTGCTGATGCTTTGGATTTAGGGGATTTAGTTGATTTTTATCGCAAAGCTAAAAAGCGGTTTGATGAAGATGAAACCTTTAAAGAAACAGCCAGACAAGAGGTGGTGCGCTTACAAGCAGGTGCAGAAGATACTCGCCGCGCTTGGAATTTACTATGCGAACAATCCCGTCGCGAATTTCAAGTTATTTACGATTTACTGGATATTAAATTAACTGAACGCGGCGAATCTTTTTATAATCCGCTGTTACCTGGTGTCGTCGAAGATTTGACAAAATTGGGTTTATTGGTGGAAGATAACGGCGCAAAGTGCGTATTTATAGAAGGTTTTACTAATAAAGAAGGTGAACCTTTACCGTTAATTGTCCAGAAGTCAGACGGCGGTTTTAACTATGCGACAACCGATCTAGCCGCGCTGCGCTATCGGATTGAGAAAGATGGTGCAAATCGGTTAATTTATGTTACGGATTCTGGACAAGCTAACCATTTTGCCCAATTTTTTCAGGTAGCGAGAAAGGCGGGTTGGATTCCTGATGATGTAGAGATCGTTCACGTTCCCTTTGGGTTGGTGTTGGGAGAAGATGGGAAGAAGTCGAAAACTCGTTCCGGGGAGACAGTGCGGTTGCGGGATTTGTTGGATGAGGCTATAGTGCGATCGCGTGCCGATTTGGAAAAGCGGTTACAGGAAGAAAAGAGAGAGGAAACTGAGGAGTTTATTGCTAATGTCGCCAAGGTGATTGGTTTGAGTGCGGTGAAGTATGCAGATTTGAGCCAAAATCGCACGAGCAATTATACTTTTAGTTACGATAAAATGCTCGATCTTAAGGGTAATACGGCTCCTTATTTGTTGTATGCTTATGTGCGAGTTAAGGGGATTGGCCGTAAAGGTGAGATTAATTTTGATAATTTGGGTGCGGATGCGAAAGTGATTTTAAAGGAAGATGCAGAGTTAGTTTTGGCTAAGCATTTATTACAATTGAGTGAGGTTGTGGGTGCTGTTGAAGGGGATTTGTTACCTAATCGAATTTGTCAGTATTTGTTTGAGCTAAGTCAGAAGTTTAATCAGTTTTTTGAGCAATGTCCGGTGTTGAAATCTGAGGAACCTTTGAGGACTTCGCGGTTAGTTTTGTGCGATTTGACGGCCAAGACTTTGAAGTTAGGTTTAGGTTTGTTGGGGATTGGAGTGTTGGAGAGGATGTGA
- a CDS encoding type ISP restriction/modification enzyme, with protein MRFDTYIHSIQNNLQRGSERTHYPTFKKLLDNQAASLEAIIEEKGNKAGVPDFTIRRRDLLVGYVEAKDVGLDLNPVEKTEQLQRYRESLNGNLILTNYLEFRWYVEGKVRLTAVLAKRIGNEITLQNPEKTIELIEGFLNYSGAAINSPEDLAKQMARLTKSILLATEAALQIENESGELHQLKRGFNEILLPDLNDAAFADMYAQTISYGLFAARVGHAQNPRNQVFDRRTAGTYIPATNPFLRRLFNSIIETDLLGQINWAIDDLVELLGRVDMTVILENFGRRTRQSDPVVHFYETFLAAYNPALRKSRGVYYTPEPVVSFIVRSVDYILKNRFNLPLGLADNTKNPDTQKPRVQILDPATGTGTFLYGVVDRIYQNLEDMGISGSWNQYVQENLLTRLFGFELLMAPYAIAHLKLGLQLQNLGYEFSSKQRLGVYLTNTLDEALKKSEVLFAQFVAQEANEASAIKRDFPVMVVLGNPPYSVSSQNASKRRRVASSDATYLADIKYTGKDWQKVFKKAKKGKNITELTKIGELLERYKGRVRLEGEKNIQPLDDDYIKFICFAHDRIEETGYGIVAFITNHSYLNGLIHRGMREQLLNGFDKIYVMDLHGNSLLKETPPDGSIDKNVFDIQQGVAILLAVKSLEVNNKFSQVFYYDLWGSRQYKYEFLNNTDIDSVSWQKLQPSPPNYFFAPKELEFAEEYQTLMPVTEIFGLYKNGIQTGQDEFSTALDKSDLEGRLKLFHSKDVTISEIQAKFGLKDKAGWNLAAERQMALSEGYDANLMRSYFYRPFDVRWIYFSKRILKRPVKEVMQQMLQPNLALILCRQQVESGFRHVFVTSLLADCNAISINSREFNSYFPLYLYPDTETEQGNLFTEPTANLSQKFLSAIREKLGYIPTPEAIFYYAYSVFHSPTYRQRYAEFLKIDFPRLPLTGDQEIFTALAKKGEELVALHLMKSQKLNKVITKYPVSGDNAVSEVTYNESQRRVYINKQQYFEGIPPEVWAFKVGGYQVLDKWLKDRKKANRSLSFDDVLHYQRVVVALKETMQIMAEIDNVIPGFPFLP; from the coding sequence ATGCGTTTTGATACCTACATCCACTCAATTCAGAATAATCTTCAGCGGGGCAGCGAGCGCACCCATTACCCAACTTTCAAGAAATTACTCGATAACCAGGCTGCTAGTCTCGAAGCAATCATAGAAGAAAAAGGTAATAAAGCAGGCGTTCCCGATTTTACAATCAGACGGCGCGATTTGCTCGTCGGTTATGTGGAAGCTAAGGATGTCGGATTAGATTTAAATCCAGTTGAAAAAACAGAACAGCTTCAGCGATATCGAGAATCTCTAAACGGTAACTTAATTTTAACCAATTATCTAGAGTTTCGCTGGTATGTTGAGGGCAAAGTCAGATTAACCGCAGTTTTAGCCAAAAGAATCGGCAACGAAATTACACTCCAAAACCCTGAGAAAACTATTGAGCTAATCGAGGGATTTCTTAACTACAGTGGCGCTGCCATTAATAGTCCAGAAGACTTAGCAAAACAGATGGCGCGATTAACCAAATCAATTCTACTCGCTACAGAAGCAGCTTTGCAAATAGAAAATGAAAGCGGAGAATTGCATCAACTCAAACGTGGTTTTAATGAAATACTCCTACCCGATCTCAATGATGCGGCTTTTGCAGATATGTATGCTCAAACTATTTCCTACGGTTTATTTGCGGCGCGAGTTGGTCACGCTCAAAATCCCCGAAATCAAGTTTTCGATCGCCGAACTGCTGGCACGTACATCCCAGCCACTAATCCGTTTTTGCGACGGTTATTTAACAGTATTATCGAAACAGATTTACTCGGTCAAATCAACTGGGCAATAGATGATTTAGTGGAGCTACTAGGGCGAGTTGACATGACTGTTATTCTCGAAAATTTTGGTCGCCGCACTCGACAATCAGATCCAGTAGTTCATTTTTACGAAACGTTTCTAGCAGCTTACAATCCAGCTTTGCGGAAAAGTCGGGGCGTTTACTACACTCCTGAACCCGTCGTATCATTTATTGTTCGCTCTGTCGATTATATCCTAAAAAACCGTTTTAATCTGCCTTTAGGATTAGCGGACAATACAAAAAACCCAGACACGCAAAAGCCGCGAGTGCAAATTTTAGATCCGGCAACTGGTACGGGTACTTTCCTTTACGGAGTTGTCGATCGCATTTATCAAAATCTGGAAGATATGGGAATATCTGGGAGTTGGAATCAATACGTGCAGGAGAATTTATTAACCCGATTATTTGGTTTTGAGTTGTTGATGGCTCCCTATGCGATCGCACATCTCAAACTCGGTTTGCAACTGCAAAATCTCGGCTATGAGTTCAGCAGCAAGCAGCGTTTAGGAGTTTATCTTACGAATACTTTAGATGAAGCTTTAAAAAAATCGGAGGTTCTGTTTGCTCAATTTGTCGCACAAGAAGCTAATGAAGCTTCAGCAATTAAGCGGGATTTTCCGGTGATGGTTGTGTTGGGAAATCCGCCTTATTCGGTAAGTTCACAAAATGCGAGTAAACGGCGCAGAGTTGCTAGTTCTGATGCAACTTATTTAGCAGATATTAAATACACCGGCAAAGATTGGCAGAAAGTTTTTAAGAAAGCGAAAAAAGGTAAAAATATTACAGAATTAACCAAGATTGGCGAACTGTTGGAACGTTACAAAGGTAGAGTCAGGTTGGAAGGCGAGAAAAATATTCAACCGTTGGATGATGACTATATTAAGTTTATTTGTTTTGCTCATGATCGTATCGAAGAAACAGGCTATGGAATTGTTGCATTTATAACAAATCATTCGTATTTAAATGGCTTAATTCATCGCGGAATGCGGGAACAATTACTGAACGGTTTTGATAAAATTTATGTGATGGATTTACATGGGAATTCTCTACTGAAGGAAACTCCCCCAGATGGCAGTATCGATAAAAATGTGTTTGATATTCAGCAGGGTGTGGCGATTTTATTGGCGGTGAAAAGTTTGGAGGTAAATAATAAATTTAGCCAAGTTTTTTATTATGATTTGTGGGGAAGCCGGCAATATAAATATGAGTTTTTGAACAATACTGATATTGATTCTGTTTCCTGGCAAAAGTTACAGCCTTCTCCGCCTAATTACTTTTTTGCACCAAAGGAGTTAGAATTTGCGGAGGAATATCAAACTTTGATGCCGGTGACAGAAATTTTCGGATTATATAAAAATGGTATTCAAACTGGCCAAGATGAATTTTCTACGGCATTAGATAAGTCTGATTTGGAAGGAAGATTAAAATTATTTCACTCAAAAGATGTAACAATTAGCGAGATTCAAGCTAAATTTGGCTTAAAAGATAAGGCAGGCTGGAATTTGGCCGCAGAAAGACAAATGGCTTTATCTGAAGGCTACGATGCGAATTTGATGCGTTCTTATTTTTATCGGCCTTTTGATGTCCGGTGGATTTATTTTAGCAAGAGAATTTTAAAAAGACCTGTAAAAGAAGTAATGCAGCAAATGTTGCAACCCAACTTAGCGCTTATTTTATGCCGACAACAGGTAGAGTCAGGATTTCGTCATGTTTTTGTGACAAGTTTGCTAGCAGATTGTAATGCAATTTCAATTAACTCAAGAGAGTTTAATTCCTATTTCCCTCTCTATCTTTACCCTGACACAGAGACCGAACAAGGAAACTTGTTTACTGAACCCACAGCCAATCTATCCCAAAAGTTCCTCAGTGCGATTCGCGAAAAACTCGGCTATATACCAACTCCGGAAGCAATCTTTTATTACGCCTATTCTGTCTTTCACAGTCCTACCTACCGCCAGCGTTATGCAGAATTCTTGAAAATAGACTTTCCCCGCTTACCCTTAACTGGCGACCAGGAAATTTTCACAGCATTAGCTAAAAAAGGTGAGGAATTGGTAGCACTGCATTTGATGAAATCGCAAAAATTAAATAAAGTCATTACTAAATATCCGGTGAGCGGCGATAATGCTGTTAGTGAAGTTACTTATAATGAATCTCAACGGCGGGTTTATATTAACAAACAGCAATACTTTGAAGGTATTCCCCCTGAAGTGTGGGCGTTTAAAGTGGGCGGATATCAAGTGTTGGATAAATGGCTAAAAGACCGCAAAAAAGCTAACAGAAGTTTATCTTTTGACGATGTGTTGCACTATCAGCGCGTCGTGGTTGCTTTGAAAGAGACAATGCAAATTATGGCTGAAATAGATAATGTAATACCTGGTTTCCCTTTTTTACCGTAG
- a CDS encoding DUF4058 family protein produces the protein MPSPFPGMDPYLEHPDFWQETHHWLISMIAESLVPQIRPKYEIAIEKRIYQINDTHDNNDDSLLVGIPDVAIKRQPNTPDIPTRLVATATLTVPTTVKVPASEKIKQTYLEVREMATRQVVTAIEILSPVNKRNGDGRITYLKKRQSILGSLTHLVEIDLLRRGEPMPILNNSIQSDYRVLVSRSDRRPLAELYAFNLRDSLPVFLLPLREEDVEPIVNLPELFAGVYDRAGYDYRIDYERAPIPSLSEQNLVWANELLQATGLRDN, from the coding sequence ATGCCTTCACCCTTTCCCGGAATGGACCCCTACTTAGAACACCCCGATTTCTGGCAGGAAACTCACCATTGGTTAATTTCCATGATTGCGGAATCCCTAGTCCCTCAAATTCGCCCCAAATATGAGATCGCTATTGAAAAACGTATCTATCAAATTAACGACACCCATGACAATAATGATGACTCGCTTTTAGTAGGTATCCCCGATGTAGCCATCAAACGTCAACCCAATACCCCCGATATTCCTACCCGTTTAGTTGCCACTGCTACCCTAACAGTTCCCACTACCGTCAAAGTGCCAGCCTCGGAAAAAATTAAACAAACTTATCTAGAAGTACGAGAAATGGCAACTAGGCAAGTTGTCACCGCAATTGAAATTCTTTCTCCAGTCAACAAACGCAATGGAGATGGCAGAATTACTTATCTCAAAAAACGCCAGAGTATTTTAGGTAGCTTAACCCATTTAGTTGAAATCGACTTGCTGCGAAGAGGGGAACCTATGCCCATACTTAACAATTCTATTCAAAGCGATTATCGCGTTTTAGTCAGTCGCAGCGATCGCCGTCCCCTTGCCGAACTTTATGCTTTTAACCTCCGCGATTCTCTACCTGTATTTCTACTTCCCTTACGTGAGGAAGATGTAGAACCTATTGTTAACTTACCAGAATTGTTCGCAGGTGTTTACGATCGCGCGGGCTATGACTATCGAATCGATTACGAGCGAGCTCCGATACCGTCCCTGTCCGAACAAAATCTGGTTTGGGCAAACGAACTTTTACAAGCAACTGGACTGCGAGATAATTAA